GGTGGCGGCGCGGCCCCACCGACCTGTCGCTGGTGTACATCGGCCAGAGCGGGCAGCCCTACTCGTACCGGTACAACGACGACATCAACTTCGACGGCAGCTTCGGCAACGACCTGCTGTACGTGCCGCGCGACGTCAACGACATCCGCTTCCTGACGGGCGTCGTGGCGGGGCAGACGGTCACCCCGCTGCAGTCGTGGCAGAACCTGAACGACTTCATCAACCGGGTGGAGTGCCTGCGCGAGAACCGCGGCCAGGTGCTGGAGCGCAACTCCTGCCGCACGCCGTGGCAGAGCCGCTTCGACTTCCGCCTGGCGCAGAACCTCACGCCCACGCGGGGGTCCACGCTGCAGGTGACGCTCGACATCCTGAACGTGGCCAACCTGCTCAACAACGAGTGGGGGCTCAGCCAGTTCATCGGCAACCAGGCCGAGAGCCTGCTGGCCCTGGCCACGGGCACGGGGGTGAACAACCAGCCCGACGCCAACGGCCGCCGCCTGTACCGGGCGTTCGGCGAGCGGCAGGACATCTTCACCACCTCGAACCTGGACTCGCGCTACCAGATCCAGCTCGGGGTGCGGTACCTGTTCCAGTAAGCCGCTTTCGCGGTTCGGACGTGGCGGAGGGCGGGCAGCGATGCCCGCCCTCCGTCTTTTAGTGCGAGAGTGCGAGAGTGCGAAGTGCTTCAATCGCAGTTTACTTTCGCACTTTCGCACTCAGCACTTTCGCACTGCGTTTCCGGGCGTGTCCCTCCGCTGCGCTCCGGGCCGGGCTGCGCGCGCGGTAGGGCACGATACGACTGTGCCCAACCGCGCCGGGCCACCGCCGCGACGATACCCCGTGTCGCGGCGGCGTCCCGGCCCTGTCGGGCGCGCATCCCTCACGCGGATTTCGTTGCGCGGAGCGCCTTGGGTCGTAGGGGCGAGCATGCGAGTCCGAGCACAGGTGGCATCGGCGCAAGAGGCTGCCTACCGCGCATGGACTGGGCATCCGCCGGGCGAGGCATGCCTCGCCCCTACGAGGATCCCGCTCCCGCACCGGCCGTGAAGTCCACCCTCTCCCGAAGTCGGGAGAGGGTTGCCGCTCCAAGGCGGCGGGTGAGGGCCCCGCCGCCGCGCCGGTCCACGCACTCACGCACCGGGGTTCGGCCGCTTGCCGATCGGGCGGCGCGGCGGCATGTTGGCGCCGCGGCGGGAGGGACGTCCACGGCACGAGGAGCGATGAAGCCGTTCCTGATCGGGATCGCGGGGGGAAGCGGGTCGGGGAAGACCACCGTGGCGCGGCGGCTCTACGAGTCGCTGCACCTGGACTCGGCGGCGTTCCTGGACCACGACGCGTACTACAGGGAGCTGGGGCACCTCTCGCTCCAGGAGCGGGCGCAGATCAACTTCGACCACCCCGACTCGCTCGACAACGACCTGTTCGTGGAGCACCTGCGGCGGCTGATCGCGCGCGAGCCGATCGAGAAGCCGGTGTACGACTTCACCGCGCACACCCGCGCCCCCGAGACCGTGCGCGTGGAGCCGCGCGACGTGGTGCTGGTGGACGGCATCCTCCTCTTCGCCGAGCCGCGCCTGCGCGAGCTGTTCGACCTCAAGATCTTCGTCGACACCGAGGCCGACGTGCGCTTCATCCGCCGCCTGAAGCGCGACATCAAGAAGCGCGGGCGCGCCCTGGACGCGGTGATCGACCAGTACCTGACCACCGTGCGCCCCATGCACTTCGAGTTCGTGGAGCCCTCCAAGCGCTGGGCCGACATCATCCTCCCGCGCGGCGGCCAGAACACCGCGGGGATCGAGGTGATCGCCGCCAGCATCCGCGAGCGGCTGGCCGCCAAGGCGCGCTCCGAGCCGCCCGCGGCGGTGGTGGGGTGAGGTGGCGCGGCGCCGCCGGCCAACCCTTCCCGCGGCCCCGGCGTCGAACGGCACGCCGGCCGGCGCCGCGCCCGCGGCGCCCACCGCCCCCTTCGACCCTGGAAAGGTCCCGTGCCTCCTCGCCCGCTCTCCCGCCGCCGCGCGGCGCTCGCCGCGGCGGTCCTGGCGCTCGCTCCCGCCCGCGGCGGGGCGCAGCCGTCCACGCGGGCCGACTCGCTCCCGCTGCACCTGTTCGCCTACGACCGCTCGGCGCCGCTGGAGCTCAGCGACTCGGTGATCGGCTCGCGGGACGGCGTCGCCATCCACGCCGTCTCTTTCGTGAGCCCCCGGGGCGGGCGCGCCACGGGGCGGCTGTTCGTCCCCCCGGGGGCGGGGCCGTTCGCGGGGGTGGTGCTGGCGCACGGGATGCCCGGCAGCGCCGAGGCGTTCACCGGGCGCGGCGTCTACATCGCCCGCCACGGGGCGGTGGTGATCGCCATCGACGCGCCGTGGGCGCGGCGCGGCGGGCCGCCGCTCTCCTTCACTCCCGCCGACAGCGCCGACCAGGTGCAGCTCATCGTGGACCTGCAGCGCGCGGTGGACGTGCTGCTGGCGCGGCCGGACGTGGACCCGGAGCGGCTGGCCTACGTGGGGCGCAGCTACGGCGGGGCCATGGGCGCGCTGCTGGCCGGCGTGGAGCGGCGGCTGAAGACGTACGTGCTGGCGGTGGCCGACGCCGGGCTGGTGGCGCACATGGTGGAGGGGAGCGGCGAAGACCCGCCGCAGGGCGCGCCGGAAGAGCAGTGGCGGCGCTGGCTGGCCGCGATGAAGCCGATCGAGCCGGTCCGCTTCGTGGGGCGGGCCGCGCCGGCCTCGCTCTTCTTCCAGTCGGCGCTCCGCGACCGCGCCGTGGCGCGCGACGACGCCGAGGCCGTGCAGACGGCCGCCAGCGAGCCCAGGACGGTGAAGTGGTACGACACCGACCACCCGCTGAACGCCGAGGCCCACGTGGACCAGCTCCGCTGGCTGCACGAGCACGTCGGCACCACGGCGCCCGGGCCCCGCGACCAGGCCGGGCCGGAGATCCCGCCCCCTCCCGCGCCGCGGCGGCGGCCCTGAGGCGCGCTCCGCCGGGGTGAGGCGAGGGAGGCGCGGAGCGCCGGAACGCGCCTTCTCCGTTCCGTCGCTGGCGCGTTTGATGCGGCCGGCGGAGGGCGCGTCCGCCGCCCGCCTTCCGTGGCCGCGGCGGGCGCGGGGAGCCTGCCCCGCATCCACCCGGAACCCCCCGGAGGCCCCGATGCAGAAGCTGTCGCTGAACGTGGAGACGCTGCGCGTGGAGTCGTTCGACGCGTTGCCGGTGGCGGAATTCCTCGACGTCGTCGAAATGACCCGCCCGGCGCTCTGCGACAACTTCACCATCGTCGGTCCGCGCTGTCCGTAGTCCTTCCGGAGGACGATCGGACCGGATTGCCCCGCGCCCGCTGGTCCGCGTGCGCGGGGAGCCGCCCCGCATCCACCCCGAACCCCTGGAGGCCCCGATGCAGAAGCTGTCGCTGAACGTGGAGACGCTGCGCGTGCAGACGTTCGTCGTGTCGCCGGAGACCCTGGTCGCGGTCGAAATGACCCGCCCGCAGGTCTGTGACCCCTTCACCCTGAGGTGCTGAGGGCCTTCCGCGACGCGGTCGGCCGCGTCCGCGCCCGGAGCGCGCCGGAGTCCATGCGGCTCCGGGTGACGGACGGCGGGTTCGCGCTCCACCGCCCCGGCGGGCCGCCCGCAGCGGTCGAGTGGGCGTCGGTGGAGCGGATCGTGGCCTGCAAGCGCGACCTGCTCACCGAAGACCGGGTCTGCCTGGACTTCGAGCTGCGGGGCGCGGACTTCGCCTTCACCATCCACGAAGACGTCCCCGGGTTCCCCGACGTGGCCGCGGCGATGGCGCGCCGCTTCCCGCTGCGCGACCCGGACTGGCTCGCCCACGTGAGGCTCCCGCCGTTCGCGCCGAACGTGGCGGTGATCTACGAGGCTCCCGGGCCGGGTGGTCCGTAGGGGCGAGGCGTGCCTCAGGCAGGCCTCAGGCAGGCCTCGGCCCTGCGGTGCGTCGTTCCAGCGGGCGACGTGCGTGAGGGATGCGCGCCCGGAGGGCGCAGCCCGGCCCGGAGCGCAGCGGAGGGACACGCCCGAACCGCGGTGCGACGTGCGAAGGGCCGGCTCTCCATGCGGGAGCCGGCCCTTCGATCGTGAGCGGGGGCGACGCTCACACCGGCGCGGCGGCGAGGGAGTCGATCTCCTCCCTGACCTTCTCGATCAGCTGCAGCTTCTCGGGGCGGTGCAGGAAGGCGCTGTCGAAGCTCATCAGCGTGATGTCCACCAGCTCGTCCCAGGTGAAGCCCAGGTGCCGGTGCGCCCGCCAGTACTCCTCGGTCACCGTGGTGGCGCTCATCAGCCGGTTGTCGGTGTTGAGGGAGAGCACGAGCCCCTGGTCGTAGTACAGCCGCACGGGGTGCGTGTCGAAGCCCTGCACCGCGCGCGTCTGCACGTTGCTGGTCAGGCAGATCTCCAGCGGGATGCGGAAGTCGTTGATGAAGCGCATCAGGTCGGGGTCTTCGAAGAGCCGCGTCCCGTGGCCGATGCGGTTGGCCCGGCAGTAGTGCAGCGCCTGGTGGATGCTCTCGGGCCCGTACGCCTCGCCAGCGTGGATGGTGGCCGCCATGTTCTTGTTGATGACGGTGTAGAAGGCGTCCTTGTGCTTCTTGGCCGGGTAGTTGTACTCGGCGCCCGCCAGGTCGAACGCCACCACGCCGCGGTCCTTGTACGCCACCGTGAGGTCCGCCAGGTCGCGCGAGGTGGCGGGCTCCATGTTGCGGATCCCGCAGATGATGATGGCCGTCCTGATCCCGAACTCGGCCTCGGCGCGGCGCAGGCCCCTGAGCGGCGCGTCGACCGCCTCGGTGAGCGGGAGCCCGTCGCGCGTGTTCAGGATCGGCGAGTAGCGGATCTCGGCGTAGCGGACGTTCTCGGCGGCCAGGTCCTCGGCCAGCTCGTAGGCGATCCTCTCCAGGGCGTCGGCGGTCTGCATCACCGACAGGGTGATCTCGAAGCGCGCCAGGTACTCCACCAGGTTGCGCGCGTCCTGCACGTGCATGTAGTCGGCCAGGTGCGCGGGGTCGTGCGCGGGCATCTTCTTCCCGTACTCGGCCGCCAGCTCCAGCATGGTCTCGGGGCGCAGGGACCCGTCCAGGTGCACGTGCAGCTCGGCCTTGGGCAGCCGGTGCAGCAGCTCTCGCGTGACTTCCATCGTAGGCTCGCGGTGGGGCGTGGATTCTCCCGGGTACGCGAACGGGTGGCGCGCCCGTGAGGCACGCCACCCGTGTCGGGACGGTCTCGCCCGCCGACCCGGTGGGATATTCTACCAGCCGATCCCGCGGCGCGCCAGTTCCTCGCGCGAGAGCTTGATCCCGTGCTTGCGCGCCTCCACCAGCTCGCGGTTCTCGAAGAGCTTCACCAGCACCAGCCCCGCCACGAAGCCGCCCACGTGCGCCCACACCGCCACGCCGCCCCCCTCGCCGGCCTCGGGGCCGAAGGTGGCGGCGCCCATCAGCAGCTGCAGGACGAACCAGTAGCCCAGGAAGAAGAGCGCGCGCAGGTTCACCACGAAGAGCGGGGGGATCCAGGTCTGCACGCGGGCGTGCGGGTAGAGCAGGACGTAGGCGCCCATGATGCCGCTGATGGCGCCGCTGGCGCCCACCATCGGCAGCTGGCTGCCGGGGCTCAGGTACACGTGCGCGAGCGCGGCCGCCACCCCGCAGAGGAGGTAGAAGAGCAGGAAGCGCGCGTGCCCCATCGAGTCTTCGATGTTGTTCCCGAACACCCACAGGAACAGCATGTTGCCGATGATGTGCTCCCAGCTCCCGTGCATGAACATCGAGGTGACGAGCGCGCCCCAGCGCAGTCCCTCCACCGGGCAGGCACCGGTCAGCTCGCACGGCCTGGCGCCGTAGCTGACCACCGAGGCCTCCAGCGCCGCCTCGCTGCCGCCGCCCTGCACCAGGAGCCAGACGGCGGCGTTCACGGCGATCAGCAGCACGGTGACGACCGGCGTGAGCTCGGTGGGGTTCTCGTCGCGAAGCGGGATCACGGGCGCTCCCGGGGTAGGGGTCGGGGCCGAATCGTGGGGCCGCCCGGCGCGGGGCGCAAGGGCGGAGCCGCGCGCACTACGCTCCGGCAACCCGCGCGGATTCGTCCGGCCGGTCCGGCGCGGCTACTCCGGGCGGATGAGGGAGAGGCGGACCTTGTGCTCGGAGAGCGTCACCACCAGGGTGTCGCCCGGGCGCACCTGCTCCAGCGGCTGTGCGTCGATGAACTCGCAGAACGGCTCGCCGCCCACCTGCACGTCGGCCTGGTAGCCGCGGGCGTAGGCCACGCGCTCGCCGGGGCGGTCCTTCGCGTTGCTGCGCAGGTACACGCCGCGGTCGTTCGCCAGCCACAGGCCCGGGGGCGCGCCGGTGCCGGGGTGGTCGACGTCGCCCGGCAGCTCGGCATGGTCGGCGTGGAGGTCGACGCCGGCGGCCACGTAGCGCTGCGCCTCGGTCATCAGGCGCTCCCCGGCCGCGCGCGACTCTTCCACCAGCGCGCGCACCTCCGCGCCGTCGAACTCGTACCGCTGCTCCATCGCTCCCCTCCCGAATTCCGTTCCCGGCCGGACTCCGCTTCGTGGACGACGCGAGATGGGTGCCGGATTCCGCGAGCGCGCCGAGAAAGAATGAACAGCCTGGCCTCACGCAGAGTCAGCAGAGTTAGCAGAGAACCCCTTGTCGTCCTCTGCTAACTCTGCTGACTCTGCGTGAGAAAATGCGGTATCAGTCCCACCGTCACCGACCGGGGGCGCTGCTGCCCGCCGTGATTTCGCGCTCTCGCCTGCGCAAGCTGACGCGCGCGGAACACACCGTCCGCGTTGGATGATCCGCGGGGGCGGTGAGCGTTGCACAGGCAGCCGAGCGGGACGGCAGCCGCGGCGTCGAGCACGCTGTGACGATGAGGAGACTACTTCGAGAACTGCTCGGGGGTCGTCGCGATCTGAGGAAAATCCTTCAGTATGCGGCTGTCCGAGGTAACCAGCGGCACCCCCAGCTCTTCGGCCAGCGCCACGAACTCGCAGTCGTACGCCGAGCACGTGGAGCGGCGCACCAGGTCGAGCACGCGCGGCGTTCGGCTGGCGAACTCCCGCCCGTCGACCAGCGCCTCGGCTTGCTGGAAGGCATCGAGCGCTTCGTTGATCGGGAGCAACCCCTTGCGCAGGTAGAGCGCGAGGACGTTGCGAAACTCGCTGCGCCACAGGAGCGGGACCCACCACTCGGGGTCCCGCTTCAGGACTGCTTCCGCGGCTGGCGTGTGGGGACCCGGCAAGAAGAGGTAGACGAGCAGGTTGGTGTCCGCGACGATCACGGCCGCCCCTCGTCGCGGGCGGCGCGCAGGTCCTCATCGTCGACGAACAGGCCGCCCATCCGGCCGCGCAACTCACGGGCGCGCGCGAGGACGCTGGCAGCATCGACGGAAGTGCCCCGCAGCGCGCGCTCGAGACACACGATCGCCTCGCTGTTGATGCTGCGCCGGTTCCGCTCGGCGCTCGTCTTGAGCTGCTCGTACAACGCGTCGGGTACGTTCTTGAGTGTCATCGTGGCCATCGTAGCGCACCTCCGTGCATCCAAAATGGAATCAAAACGGAAGCTACCAGGTGCGCGCGATCCGGTCAAGCGTCGGGGGGAGGCGTCAGCCTTCGAGCGGAGAGATCTTGCGGCGCGCGCTCCAGAGGAGCCGCGAGCGGTGGGGCGCCAGCGTGGGCGCCGCCTTCCAGGGGATGCGGCGGCCGAACGAGCGCACGGGGTGGGAGAGGAGCTGGCTGACGGGCGTCTCGTGGACGAACCAGCCGCCGGGCGCCAGGACGCGGGCGATCTCCGCCAGCGCGGCTTCCGGGCGCGAGATGTGGTAGCAGGTGCCGAAGTCGATCACCACGTCGAACGAGGCGTCCGGGAGCGGCATCGCCCGCATGTCTTCTTCAAGCAGGTCGGCCGCGACCCCCTGCGCGTCCAGGTGCCGGCGCGCCTCCGCGAGCGCCTCGCCGTCGACGTCCAGCCCCACCAGCCGCGACGGCGCGCAGAGCCGGGCGAGCGGCCCCAGCGCGAACCCCTGCCCGCAGCCGACCTCCAGCATCCGCCCGCCGCGCGGCAGCCCGAGCGCCCGCACCAGCGCGGGCACCTCGAGCAGCTCCTGCATGAGGTTGCGCCGCGCGACGCTGGCGAACGGCTGGTACCGCTCCGGCGGAAGGGTCGTCTGCTGCATGGATCCCTCCGGGTGCGAGGGAAGAGAGGCTGTCGAGTAGAACCGCGCGAGCCGGGCGGATTCGGACCGACCCGGGTGCGGGGAGGGATTTCAGGAGATCATACCACTTTGCAGAGGATCTTTTGCGTAGCGGATCTCAAGAATCTCACACGGAGAAACAGAGAAGCAGAGGTTCTCTGTTCCTCTGTTTCTCTGTGTGATCCTGATCAGTTCGGAACCAGCACGACGTTCGGCAACGTGGTATCACACGGATATCCCGGCCGGTCGGCGCGCGGGCGGCCTGCGTGAGCGGCTAACGGAGCGCCCGGATGCAGAGGAAGAACATCGCCAGTGCGATCACGCCGGCCACCGCGGCGTTGAACCACTCGCCCTCCAGGAGCATCCGCACCGTGATGTAGCTGAAGAGGAGCCCGAACAGGCCTCCGGCCACGGCACGAAGCATCGCGCCCTTACCCCTCCGCCTTCCCCAGCGCGGCGGGCGGCACCGAGCGGCCCACCAGCCCGGCGAGGGCGACGATGGTGAGCAGGTAGGGGATCATCGCCACGAACTGCGAGGGGATCGCCTGCATCCCCTGCAGCTGGATCTGCAGCGTCTCGGCCGCGGCGAAGAAGAGGCAGGCGATGCCGGCGCGCACCGGGTCCCACCGCCCGAAGATCACCGCCGCCAGGGCGATGAAGCCGCGCCCCGCCGTCATCTGGTCGGTGAACTGGTGCTGGTCGAGCGCCAGGTACACGCCCCCCAGCGACGCCAGCACCCCCGAGAGCGCCACCGCCAGGTAGCGCACCCGCGCCACCGGCACGCCCACCGACGTGGCCGCCAGCGGGTGCTCGCCCACGGCCCGCACGCGGAGTCCGAAGGGGGTGCGGTAGACCAGCCACCCCATCACCGGCACCAGCGCCAGGCCGATCCACACCAGCGGGTTCGCCACCAGCGCCCCCACCCCCGAACCCGCCCCCTCGCCCCCGAAGCCCGGGACGCGCGGGGAGTTCGACGAGCTGTCGAAGGCCAGGTGCAGGAAGAACCTCGTCAGCCCGACGACCAGGAGGTTGATGGCGATGCCGACTACGATCTGGTCCGCCCTGTAGCGGATCGACGCCACGGCGTGCAGCAGGCCCATCACCAGCCCGCCGGCCACGCCGCAGAGCACGCCCACCCAGGCGCTGCCGCTGTAGTAGCTCCCCAGCGCCGCGCAGAACGCCCCGGAGAGCATGAAGCCCTCCAGCGTGAGCGACACCACGCCCGCGCGCTCGGCGACGACCCCGCCCGACGCGGCGAACAGGTAGGGGATGGCGATGCGGACCGTCTGCAGGAGGAAGGCGATCACGCGGCCCTCCTCTCGCGCAGGAGCCGGCGCACCTCGGGGACCGAGACGGCCACGGCCAGGATCACCACGCCCTGCAGCACCTCCACCATCTGCTTGGGCACCACCGCGTTGATGGCCAGGCCGCCCTGCGAGAGGGTGGCGAAGAAGAGCGCCGCCAGCACCACGCCCACGGGGTCGTTGCGCCCCACCAGCGCCACGGCGATCCCCAGGAACCCGGCGCCGCCCGCGAAGCCGTCCTCGTAGTAGAGCTTGTAGCCGAGCACGTAGTTCACCCCGCCGAGCCCCGCCAGCGCGCCGGAGAGCGCCATCGCCCGCAGCCACACGCGGCCCACCTTCACCCCGCCGTACTCGGCCGCCTCGGGCTGCAGCCCCACCGCGCGCAGCTCGTAGCCGCGCCGCGTGCGGTACAGGTACCACCACGCCGCGGCCGCCGCCACGAGCGCCAGCAGGATCGTCCAGTTGGCCGCCGAGCCGGTGAAGGGCCCGCCCAGGCGGGGGACGGCGCCGGCGTGGATCTCGGGGGTGTGCAGCGTCTCGGGGACGTGCAGGTGCGCCGCGACGACGTAGTTCAAGAGCGCCAGCACGACGAAGTTGAGCATGATGGTGACGATCACCTCGTGCGCGCCGAAGCGGGCCTTGAGCGCCCCCGGCACCGCGCCCACCATCCCCCCGCCCAGCGCCGCGGCCAGGATGCAGAGCGGGACCGCGAAGACGGCCGGCGTCCCCTCCGGGAGCACCAGCCCCAGCAGCGCCGCCGCGAAGCCGCCCGCCGCCAGCTGCCCCTCCGCGCCGATGTTGAAGAGCCCCGCGCGCAGAGCGAGGGCGACGGCTAGGCCGGTGAAGGCGAGCGTCGTCGCCTTGTACAGCACCTGGCCGAAGCCGTAGGCGTTCCCCCAGGTCCCCTCCAGCAGCAGCCCGTACACCTCGGCGGGCGACTGGCCGAAGGAGAGGATCAGCACGTCGCCCACCACCATCGCCGCCAGCACGGCCACCAGCGGGGGAAGGAGCGACTCCTCCAGCCGCGTCTTCCAGGCGC
This is a stretch of genomic DNA from Longimicrobium sp.. It encodes these proteins:
- a CDS encoding prolyl oligopeptidase family serine peptidase, producing MPPRPLSRRRAALAAAVLALAPARGGAQPSTRADSLPLHLFAYDRSAPLELSDSVIGSRDGVAIHAVSFVSPRGGRATGRLFVPPGAGPFAGVVLAHGMPGSAEAFTGRGVYIARHGAVVIAIDAPWARRGGPPLSFTPADSADQVQLIVDLQRAVDVLLARPDVDPERLAYVGRSYGGAMGALLAGVERRLKTYVLAVADAGLVAHMVEGSGEDPPQGAPEEQWRRWLAAMKPIEPVRFVGRAAPASLFFQSALRDRAVARDDAEAVQTAASEPRTVKWYDTDHPLNAEAHVDQLRWLHEHVGTTAPGPRDQAGPEIPPPPAPRRRP
- a CDS encoding Arc family DNA-binding protein, which encodes MATMTLKNVPDALYEQLKTSAERNRRSINSEAIVCLERALRGTSVDAASVLARARELRGRMGGLFVDDEDLRAARDEGRP
- a CDS encoding class I SAM-dependent methyltransferase; its protein translation is MQQTTLPPERYQPFASVARRNLMQELLEVPALVRALGLPRGGRMLEVGCGQGFALGPLARLCAPSRLVGLDVDGEALAEARRHLDAQGVAADLLEEDMRAMPLPDASFDVVIDFGTCYHISRPEAALAEIARVLAPGGWFVHETPVSQLLSHPVRSFGRRIPWKAAPTLAPHRSRLLWSARRKISPLEG
- a CDS encoding DUF3085 domain-containing protein, which encodes MEQRYEFDGAEVRALVEESRAAGERLMTEAQRYVAAGVDLHADHAELPGDVDHPGTGAPPGLWLANDRGVYLRSNAKDRPGERVAYARGYQADVQVGGEPFCEFIDAQPLEQVRPGDTLVVTLSEHKVRLSLIRPE
- the udk gene encoding uridine kinase, whose product is MKPFLIGIAGGSGSGKTTVARRLYESLHLDSAAFLDHDAYYRELGHLSLQERAQINFDHPDSLDNDLFVEHLRRLIAREPIEKPVYDFTAHTRAPETVRVEPRDVVLVDGILLFAEPRLRELFDLKIFVDTEADVRFIRRLKRDIKKRGRALDAVIDQYLTTVRPMHFEFVEPSKRWADIILPRGGQNTAGIEVIAASIRERLAAKARSEPPAAVVG
- the add gene encoding adenosine deaminase, with amino-acid sequence MEVTRELLHRLPKAELHVHLDGSLRPETMLELAAEYGKKMPAHDPAHLADYMHVQDARNLVEYLARFEITLSVMQTADALERIAYELAEDLAAENVRYAEIRYSPILNTRDGLPLTEAVDAPLRGLRRAEAEFGIRTAIIICGIRNMEPATSRDLADLTVAYKDRGVVAFDLAGAEYNYPAKKHKDAFYTVINKNMAATIHAGEAYGPESIHQALHYCRANRIGHGTRLFEDPDLMRFINDFRIPLEICLTSNVQTRAVQGFDTHPVRLYYDQGLVLSLNTDNRLMSATTVTEEYWRAHRHLGFTWDELVDITLMSFDSAFLHRPEKLQLIEKVREEIDSLAAAPV
- a CDS encoding type II toxin-antitoxin system VapC family toxin, coding for MIVADTNLLVYLFLPGPHTPAAEAVLKRDPEWWVPLLWRSEFRNVLALYLRKGLLPINEALDAFQQAEALVDGREFASRTPRVLDLVRRSTCSAYDCEFVALAEELGVPLVTSDSRILKDFPQIATTPEQFSK
- a CDS encoding rhomboid family intramembrane serine protease, whose translation is MIPLRDENPTELTPVVTVLLIAVNAAVWLLVQGGGSEAALEASVVSYGARPCELTGACPVEGLRWGALVTSMFMHGSWEHIIGNMLFLWVFGNNIEDSMGHARFLLFYLLCGVAAALAHVYLSPGSQLPMVGASGAISGIMGAYVLLYPHARVQTWIPPLFVVNLRALFFLGYWFVLQLLMGAATFGPEAGEGGGVAVWAHVGGFVAGLVLVKLFENRELVEARKHGIKLSREELARRGIGW
- a CDS encoding ABC transporter permease, with product MSTAVETRAPETGPPAARRSAAAGAWKTRLEESLLPPLVAVLAAMVVGDVLILSFGQSPAEVYGLLLEGTWGNAYGFGQVLYKATTLAFTGLAVALALRAGLFNIGAEGQLAAGGFAAALLGLVLPEGTPAVFAVPLCILAAALGGGMVGAVPGALKARFGAHEVIVTIMLNFVVLALLNYVVAAHLHVPETLHTPEIHAGAVPRLGGPFTGSAANWTILLALVAAAAAWWYLYRTRRGYELRAVGLQPEAAEYGGVKVGRVWLRAMALSGALAGLGGVNYVLGYKLYYEDGFAGGAGFLGIAVALVGRNDPVGVVLAALFFATLSQGGLAINAVVPKQMVEVLQGVVILAVAVSVPEVRRLLRERRAA
- a CDS encoding ABC transporter permease; amino-acid sequence: MIAFLLQTVRIAIPYLFAASGGVVAERAGVVSLTLEGFMLSGAFCAALGSYYSGSAWVGVLCGVAGGLVMGLLHAVASIRYRADQIVVGIAINLLVVGLTRFFLHLAFDSSSNSPRVPGFGGEGAGSGVGALVANPLVWIGLALVPVMGWLVYRTPFGLRVRAVGEHPLAATSVGVPVARVRYLAVALSGVLASLGGVYLALDQHQFTDQMTAGRGFIALAAVIFGRWDPVRAGIACLFFAAAETLQIQLQGMQAIPSQFVAMIPYLLTIVALAGLVGRSVPPAALGKAEG